From a single Arachis hypogaea cultivar Tifrunner chromosome 3, arahy.Tifrunner.gnm2.J5K5, whole genome shotgun sequence genomic region:
- the LOC112790850 gene encoding 1-aminocyclopropane-1-carboxylate synthase — protein sequence MGVMSKEQSQLLSKIATGNGHGEDSPYFDGWKAYDENPYHPTNNPHGVIQMGLAENQLTADLVEEWVMSNPEASICTPEGVTDFKAIANFQDYHGLPEFRKGVAKFMAKSRGNRVKFEAERIVMSGGATGAHEVTTFCLADPGDAFLVPTPYYPGFDRDLRWRTGVQLVPVKCESSNNFKLTKQALEDAYDKARQDNIRVKGLLITNPSNPLGTILDRATLRTIVKFINDKRIHLVCDEIYAATVFSHPGFISIAEILEEETDMECDRDLVHIVYSLSKDMGFPGFRVGIIYSYNDKVVQCARKMSSFGLVSSQTQHLLASMLNDDEFVGRFLAESAKRLGERYRVFTKGLGQVGIKCLPSNAGLFLWMDLRRLLKKATFEAEMELWRVIIHEVKINVSPGASFHCSEPGWFRVCYANMDDEAVKVSLQRIHTFVLKNKDVVVPDKKRCWQDSLRLSLIKNRRFDDIIMSPHSPIPHSPLVNATN from the exons ATGGGAGTCATGAGCAAGGAGCAATCCCAATTGTTGTCAAAGATAGCCACCGGCAACGGTCATGGCGAAGACTCACCTTACTTTGACGGGTGGAAGGCTTATGATGAAAACCCTTATCACCCGACCAATAATCCTCACGGTGTTATCCAAATGGGTCTTGCAGAGAATCAG TTAACTGCTGATTTGGTTGAAGAATGGGTGATGAGTAACCCGGAGGCGTCCATTTGCACACCTGAAGGAGTAACTGACTTCAAAGCCATAGCTAACTTTCAGGATTATCATGGTCTCCCAGAGTTCAGAAAA GGTGTGGCTAAATTCATGGCTAAAAGCAGAGGCAACAGAGTGAAGTTTGAGGCAGAGAGAATTGTGATGAGCGGTGGAGCCACCGGAGCACACGAGGTGACAACGTTCTGTTTGGCTGACCCCGGCGATGCCTTCTTGGTGCCTACTCCCTACTATCCAGGTTTTGATAGGGATTTGAGGTGGCGAACAGGGGTACAACTCGTTCCAGTCAAATGTGAAAGCTCCAATAATTTCAAGTTGACAAAGCAAGCCTTGGAAGATGCTTACGACAAAGCTCGACAAGACAACATCAGAGTCAAAGGCTTACTCATTACGAACCCGTCAAACCCATTAGGCACAATCTTGGACCGAGCCACCCTTAGAACCATCGTCAAATTCATCAACGATAAGCGCATCCACTTAGTATGCGACGAAATCTACGCCGCCACGGTTTTCAGCCACCCGGGCTTCATAAGCATCGCTGAGATATTGGAGGAAGAAACAGACATGGAATGCGACCGTGACCTCGTTCACATTGTTTATAGCCTCTCCAAGGACATGGGCTTCCCTGGTTTCAGGGTGGGGATCATATATTCCTACAACGACAAGGTTGTCCAGTGCGCACGCAAGATGTCCAGCTTCGGATTGGTGTCTTCACAAACTCAGCATCTGCTGGCTTCCATGCTCAACGACGATGAGTTCGTGGGGAGGTTCCTTGCGGAGAGTGCAAAGAGGTTGGGAGAAAGGTACAGGGTTTTCACAAAGGGATTGGGTCAAGTTGGAATTAAGTGTTTGCCAAGTAATGCTGGGTTGTTCTTGTGGATGGATCTTCGTCGGCTTCTAAAGAAGGCAACATTTGAGGCTGAGATGGAGCTGTGGCGAGTCATCATTCACGAAGTTAAGATCAATGTTTCTCCCGGTGCTTCTTTTCATTGCTCTGAGCCAGGCTGGTTCAGGGTGTGCTATGCCAACATGGATGATGAGGCTGTTAAGGTTTCTCTTCAGAGGATTCACACCTTCGTCCTTAAGAACAAGGATGTCGTTGTTCCTGATAAGAAGCGTTGCTGGCAAGATAGCTTGAGGCTTAGCCTCATCAAGAACCGAAGGTTTGATGATATCATCATGTCACCTCACTCACCGATCCCTCACTCGCCCCTTGTCAATGCTACCAACTGA